Proteins from one Phoenix dactylifera cultivar Barhee BC4 unplaced genomic scaffold, palm_55x_up_171113_PBpolish2nd_filt_p 000334F, whole genome shotgun sequence genomic window:
- the LOC120105657 gene encoding uncharacterized WD repeat-containing protein C2A9.03-like has product MSRYQGDDVDEMAEDYEMGDAEDDMDEDFQGRVMGDSDSDDEEYGQSHSKVFDTSSAQARKGRDIQGIPWSSLSITREKYRQTRLEQYKNYENIPNSGESSEKFCKPTEKGGMYYEFRLNTRSVKSTILHFQLRNLVWATSKHDVYLMSHYSVLHWSALTCEKYEVMNVSGHVAPNEKHPGSVLEGFSQTQVSTLAVKDKLLVAGGFQGELICKYLDREGISYCSRTTYDDNAITNAVEIYDSPSGAVHFMASNNDCGVRDFDMEKFQLCKHFRFQWPVNHTSLSPDGKLLVIVGDNPDGLLVDAHTGKTIHELRGHLDYSFASAWNPDGHTFATGNQDKTCRIWDARNLSKSVDVLRGNLGAIRSIRFTSDGQFMAMAEPADFVHIFDVRSGYNKRQELDFFGEISGMSFSPDTEALFVGVWDRTYGSLLQYSRLRNYSYLDSLL; this is encoded by the exons ATGTCTCGGTACCAAGGTGATGATGTTGATGAGATGGCAGAGGATTATGAAATGGGGGATGCAGAGGATGACATGGATGAAGATTTTCAAGGAAGAGTGATGGGTGATTCAGATTCTGATGATGAAGAATATGGCCAATCT CATAGTAAGGTATTTGACACTTCATCAGCACAAGCAAGGAAAGGAAGGGATATCCAAGGAATACCGTGGAGTAGCTTAAGCATCACAAGGGAGAAGTACAGACAAACCAGATTAGAACAATACAAGAATTATGAGAACATTCCAAATTCTGGCGAATCATCAGAAAAG TTTTGCAAACCAACTGAGAAAGGGGGCATGTATTATGAGTTTCGACTTAATACAAGATCAGTGAAATCAACTATCCTCCATTTTCAG CTGAGAAATCTGGTCTGGGCTACATCAAAGCATGATGTCTATCTAATGTCACACTATTCTGTGCTCCATTGGTCAGCGTTAACTTGTGAGAAGTATGAGGTTATGAATGTCTCAGGACATGTGGCACCAAATGAG AAACACCCTGGAAGTGTATTAGAAGGATTTTCTCAGACTCAAGTTAGCACATTGGCAGTAAAAGATAAGTTACTTGTAGCGGGTGGATTTCAAGGGGAACTTATTTGTAAA TATTTAGATCGAGAAGGAATAAGCTATTGTTCCCGGACAACTTATGATGACAATGCAATCACTAATGCTGTGGAGATTTACGACAGTCCCAG TGGCGCTGTTCACTTCATGGCTTCAAATAATGACTGTGGAGTTCGTGACTTTGACATGGAGAAGTTTCAGCTTTGCAAGCATTTCCGTTTCCAATGGCCGGTCAAT CATACATCACTTAGTCCTGATGGGAAGCTTCTTGTTATTGTGGGTGACAACCCTGACGGACTACTGGTTGATGCTCATACCGGAAAG ACTATCCATGAATTGCGTGGTCACCTGGACTACTCGTTTGCATCGGCATGGAATCCTGATGGTCACACATTTGCCACTGGTAACCAGGATAAGACCTGTCGGATTTGGGATGCAAGGAACCTCTCAAAATCTGTGGATGTACTGAGAGGGAACCTTGGAGCCATAAGATCAATCCGCTTCACATCTGATGGTCAGTTCATGGCGATGGCAGAGCCTGCAGACTTTGTTCACATCTTTGATGTTAGAAGTGGGTACAACAAGCGACAGGAGCTGGACTTCTTTGGTGAAATCTCAGGCATGTCGTTC